One segment of Corynebacterium atrinae DNA contains the following:
- a CDS encoding alpha/beta fold hydrolase: protein MLKRIKRPKRQPVSPSVVELEGPYTHELVHTRGLRLHAAVAGDPSHPLIVLLHGSFGGWFDFREVIAPLAAAGFHVAAVDARGYGMSDKPPATAADDLRTATGDIAGLIQALGHQDAAVVGADTGGTVAWMLATSYPERVRTVISVCAAHPTDLRRSIAARPWNYPWLIARNIVFRVPALALMRPPWVMDQVFQRNLQLSTAGEFHSTAAFEQILQLRQLASRIGNSRPAFVRNNRLLLSSVPARSLGDRVTAPALLIEPTRRAWRHLSARSRARVAGAVEVRRIEGTKYLPHIENPRAFTETVVDFLRRRA, encoded by the coding sequence ATGCTCAAGCGGATCAAACGGCCAAAGCGCCAACCGGTCTCCCCCTCGGTCGTCGAGTTGGAGGGCCCGTACACGCACGAGCTCGTGCACACCCGCGGACTGCGCCTGCATGCCGCAGTCGCCGGTGACCCCTCCCATCCGCTGATTGTCCTCCTCCATGGGTCATTCGGGGGGTGGTTCGACTTCCGCGAGGTCATCGCCCCATTAGCTGCGGCAGGTTTCCATGTCGCGGCTGTCGACGCTCGCGGGTACGGCATGTCCGATAAACCCCCGGCCACCGCGGCCGACGACTTGCGCACCGCTACTGGGGATATCGCCGGGCTCATCCAAGCCCTCGGGCACCAAGACGCGGCGGTGGTTGGCGCAGATACGGGAGGAACCGTCGCCTGGATGCTGGCGACGTCCTACCCAGAGCGCGTCAGGACCGTCATCTCAGTGTGCGCCGCCCACCCCACGGACCTGCGCCGGTCCATCGCCGCCCGGCCGTGGAACTACCCCTGGTTGATCGCTCGGAACATCGTGTTCCGAGTCCCGGCCCTGGCACTCATGCGGCCACCCTGGGTCATGGATCAGGTTTTTCAGCGCAATCTGCAGCTCAGTACCGCCGGAGAATTCCACTCCACGGCTGCCTTCGAGCAGATTCTCCAGCTGCGCCAACTCGCTTCTCGGATCGGTAACAGCCGCCCGGCCTTCGTTCGAAACAATCGCCTGCTGCTGAGCTCAGTCCCGGCGCGCTCGTTGGGCGATAGGGTCACTGCCCCTGCGCTGCTCATCGAGCCGACCCGGCGCGCGTGGCGCCACCTCAGCGCCCGCTCCCGCGCCCGAGTCGCCGGCGCAGTCGAGGTGCGGAGGATCGAGGGGACGAAATACCTGCCGCACATTGAAAACCCGCGGGCCTTCACCGAGACAGTGGTGGACTTCCTTCGCCGGAGAGCCTAG
- a CDS encoding phage holin family protein: protein MSNNGLFTDGPQDFNPRVDSIPLSDVDSTRAGEGSIGDLVSNATAQMSSLFRAELELAKTELAGEAKKGALGGGLFTVAGAIALYASFFFFFFLAALLSIWLAPWAAFLIVFLFMIALAAVLALVGWRKIKKIGPPKKTINSVSELKNLVPGQATDKLEAKTRGMYS, encoded by the coding sequence GTGAGCAACAACGGACTTTTCACCGACGGACCCCAGGATTTCAACCCTCGGGTCGATTCTATTCCGCTGAGCGACGTCGACTCCACGCGCGCAGGGGAAGGATCTATCGGCGATTTGGTGTCCAATGCCACCGCACAGATGTCGAGTCTGTTCCGCGCTGAGTTGGAGCTGGCGAAGACGGAACTGGCTGGAGAAGCCAAGAAGGGCGCACTCGGCGGCGGCCTGTTCACCGTCGCCGGAGCCATTGCGCTCTACGCCTCATTCTTCTTTTTCTTCTTCCTCGCCGCGCTGTTGAGCATTTGGCTGGCACCGTGGGCCGCCTTCCTCATCGTGTTCTTGTTTATGATCGCGCTGGCCGCCGTACTCGCGCTTGTGGGCTGGAGGAAGATCAAGAAGATTGGCCCGCCGAAGAAGACCATCAATTCGGTGAGCGAGCTAAAGAACCTGGTCCCCGGGCAGGCAACGGATAAGCTCGAGGCCAAGACCCGCGGGATGTATAGCTAG
- a CDS encoding MarP family serine protease produces MTAALIIDGLIVLAILQALYGGWRQGAFASVLSTIGVIAGLIIGAALAPLVMQLSESVAMRFLFGLGTIVLLVGLGSLIGGILGSRVREQMRLKSSQTIDSLVGSAFTAAATLLVVWLVSIPLATALPGSMGQGIRNSYILTQVDRYTPPALAELPKRVSAMLDDSGLPPLFAPFDEPVAREVPAPNSQLTNPKMVEVVRPAVIHVLGDADTCKRRLMGSGFVASPDHVITNAHVVAGTGAVRLDTVLGVKDADVVFYNPEVDIAVLYAPGLGLPVLDWASSPAATGDDAVVMGFPDSGPFEAAPARIRERITIAGPDIYSQGRVEREAYTVRGTIRQGNSGGPMVDENGDVLGLVFGASVDQTDTGYVLTAAEVQRQTGDISGLTTKASTGECIAR; encoded by the coding sequence GTGACAGCCGCGCTCATCATCGATGGACTCATCGTCCTTGCCATCCTCCAAGCTCTTTACGGGGGATGGCGCCAAGGCGCATTCGCGTCGGTGCTCTCCACCATCGGGGTGATCGCAGGCCTGATTATTGGCGCCGCCCTCGCACCGCTGGTCATGCAACTCAGCGAGTCAGTGGCCATGCGCTTCCTGTTCGGCTTGGGCACGATCGTGCTGCTCGTGGGCCTGGGCAGCTTGATCGGCGGCATCTTGGGTTCGAGAGTACGCGAGCAAATGCGGTTGAAATCCTCGCAGACGATCGACTCCCTCGTGGGATCTGCCTTCACCGCCGCCGCCACGCTGCTGGTGGTGTGGCTGGTATCTATTCCCCTGGCCACCGCGCTACCGGGGTCGATGGGCCAAGGCATCCGCAACTCTTACATCCTCACTCAAGTGGACCGCTATACCCCGCCAGCTCTGGCGGAACTGCCCAAGCGGGTCTCGGCCATGCTTGATGATTCAGGCCTGCCGCCGCTGTTCGCCCCCTTCGATGAGCCCGTCGCCCGCGAAGTCCCGGCGCCGAACTCCCAGCTCACTAACCCCAAGATGGTCGAGGTCGTGCGGCCCGCCGTCATCCACGTGCTTGGCGACGCCGACACGTGCAAGCGTCGCCTCATGGGTTCCGGGTTCGTGGCGTCCCCCGACCACGTCATCACCAACGCCCACGTCGTCGCCGGCACCGGCGCCGTCCGCCTAGACACCGTGCTCGGAGTCAAAGACGCCGACGTCGTCTTCTACAACCCCGAGGTTGACATCGCCGTTCTCTACGCACCCGGCTTAGGCCTTCCCGTCCTCGACTGGGCTAGCTCTCCAGCAGCGACGGGCGATGACGCCGTGGTCATGGGATTCCCCGACTCCGGCCCCTTCGAAGCAGCCCCCGCCCGCATCCGCGAGCGCATCACTATCGCCGGGCCGGACATCTACTCCCAGGGTCGCGTAGAACGTGAGGCCTACACCGTTCGCGGCACCATCCGGCAGGGCAACTCCGGCGGCCCAATGGTGGACGAAAACGGCGACGTCTTAGGCCTCGTTTTCGGCGCCAGCGTTGATCAAACAGACACCGGATATGTTCTTACTGCTGCGGAGGTTCAGCGCCAGACGGGTGACATCTCGGGCCTGACCACCAAGGCCAGCACCGGCGAGTGCATTGCGCGCTAG